One Pullulanibacillus sp. KACC 23026 DNA segment encodes these proteins:
- a CDS encoding rhodanese-related sulfurtransferase — protein sequence MSTKPYRVLLYYKYVKIEEPELYTQEHLKFCKDLGVKGRILISQEGINGTISGTVEQTDRYIEAMRKDPRFSDMVFKIDEADGHAFKRISVKHRNEIVTLNLDEDLSPNEVTGNYLSPKEWYEALQDEDVIVLDARNDYETQIGHFQNAIIPPVKAFRDLPKWIEENLADKKDKKILTYCTGGIRCEKFSGYLVKKGFKDVNQLHGGIVEYGKDPEVQGKLYEGKCYVFDERISVPINHVEDKVIGHCYYCGKEEDRLVNCANPECNRQHIACKDCEEKYERSCSKECREHPKNRYWIEKRQEEEASAQSVTP from the coding sequence ATGTCAACTAAACCTTATCGCGTCTTACTTTATTATAAATACGTTAAAATTGAAGAACCTGAATTGTACACACAAGAACATCTTAAATTTTGCAAAGACCTTGGGGTAAAAGGCCGTATTCTCATTTCTCAAGAAGGGATTAACGGCACGATTTCCGGAACGGTCGAACAAACGGATCGCTATATCGAAGCAATGAGAAAGGATCCGCGTTTCTCAGATATGGTATTTAAAATTGACGAGGCCGATGGGCATGCCTTTAAACGCATTTCTGTTAAACATCGCAATGAGATTGTCACGCTTAACCTTGATGAAGATTTGAGTCCTAATGAAGTAACAGGTAACTATCTCTCGCCAAAAGAGTGGTATGAAGCCCTTCAAGATGAGGATGTCATTGTTCTTGATGCCCGTAATGATTATGAGACGCAAATTGGCCATTTCCAAAATGCGATCATTCCGCCTGTTAAAGCCTTTCGTGATCTGCCAAAATGGATTGAGGAAAACTTAGCAGATAAAAAGGATAAAAAAATTCTCACTTACTGCACAGGCGGTATCCGCTGCGAAAAATTCTCTGGATACCTCGTTAAAAAGGGATTTAAGGATGTTAACCAGCTTCACGGCGGAATTGTAGAGTACGGAAAAGATCCAGAAGTGCAAGGAAAGCTCTATGAAGGTAAGTGCTATGTATTTGATGAGCGCATCTCAGTACCTATTAATCATGTGGAAGATAAAGTGATCGGACACTGTTATTATTGCGGGAAAGAAGAAGATCGTCTTGTCAACTGCGCTAATCCTGAATGCAATCGCCAGCATATTGCTTGCAAGGATTGCGAAGAGAAATACGAGCGTTCTTGTTCAAAAGAATGCCGCGAGCACCCTAAAAACCGTTATTGGATTGAAAAAAGACAAGAGGAAGAAGCTTCCGCACAATCGGTTACACCATGA
- a CDS encoding DUF2164 domain-containing protein, translated as MLSTDEKKWVTEAIQEYFYNERGEELGLIAAQNFLEFMTDKVAPIVYNRAIRDVKQTVLSQLESIDEAVEVLMKPVR; from the coding sequence ATGCTTTCAACTGATGAGAAGAAGTGGGTCACCGAAGCGATTCAAGAGTATTTTTATAATGAACGCGGTGAGGAGCTTGGCTTGATCGCTGCTCAGAATTTTTTGGAATTTATGACGGATAAGGTTGCTCCTATTGTTTATAATCGTGCCATTCGAGACGTGAAGCAAACGGTTTTATCGCAATTAGAATCGATTGACGAAGCGGTTGAGGTATTAATGAAGCCTGTCCGTTAA